From a region of the Castanea sativa cultivar Marrone di Chiusa Pesio chromosome 10, ASM4071231v1 genome:
- the LOC142613350 gene encoding serine hydroxymethyltransferase 2, mitochondrial-like codes for MAMAAIALRNRLSSSSSSISINNSIRPFVNHLSSLANQALQDKEKSRATWIKQLNEPLEVIDPVIADIIELEKARQWKGLELIPSENFTSLSVMQAVGSVMTNKYSEGYPGARYYGGNEYIDMAESLCQKRALEAFHLDPEKWGVNVQSLSGSPANFQAYTALLKPHERIMALDLPHGGHLSHGYQTDTKKISAVSIFFETMPYRLNESTGYIDYDQLEKSATLFRPKLIVAGASAYARLYDYARIRKVCDKQKAILLADMAHISGLVAAGVIPSPFEYADIVTTTTHKSLRGPRGAMIFFRKGVKEINKQGKEVLYDYEDKINQAVFPGLQGGPHNHTIAGLAVALKQATTPEYKAYQEQVLSNCSKFAESLLEKGYELVSGGTENHLVLVNLKNKGIDGSRVEKVLELVHIAANKNTVPGDVSAMVPGGIRMGTPALTSRGFIEEDFVRVADFFDAAVKLALKIKADAKGTKLKDFVATMQSDEHIQSEIGKLRNEVEEYAKQFPTIGFEKETMKYNC; via the exons ATGGCAATGGCAGCGATTGCTCTTCGCAACAgactctcctcctcctcctcctccatctcCATCAACAACTCGATTCGACCTTTCGTTAATCATTTG TCCTCTTTGGCCAACCAGGCACTTCAGGATAAGGAAAAATCTCGTGCTACT TGGATTAAGCAATTGAATGAACCACTTGAAGTCATCGATCCCGTCATTGCCGACATCATCGAGCTCGAAAAAGCTCGCCAATGGAAG GGGCTTGAGCTTATACCTTCCGAAAACTTCACGTCGTTGTCGGTAATGCAAGCTGTTGGGTCTGTCATGACCAACAAATACAGTGAAGGGTATCCTGGAGCTAGATACTACGGTGGAAACGA gTACATCGACATGGCTGAATCCTTATGTCAAAAGCGTGCATtagaagcttttcatttggatCCTGAAAAATGGGGAG TCAATGTGCAGTCGCTATCTGGATCCCCTGCTAACTTTCAAGCTTACACTGCTCTGTTGAAACCTCATGAGAGAATCATGGCTCTTGATCTACCTCATGGTGGACATCTTTCACATGGATATCAG ACTGACACCAAGAAGATATCTGCTGTGTCTATATTCTTTGAGACAATGCCATACAGATTAAATGAGAGCACTGGTTATATTGACTACGACCAG TTGGAGAAAAGTGCCACGCTTTTCAGGCCAAAACTAATAGTTGCTGGTGCGAGTGCTTATGCACGCCTTTATGACTATGCACGCATTCGCAAG GTGTGTGATAAGCAGAAAGCAATTTTGCTGGCTGATATGGCACATATCAGTGGATTGGTTGCAGCTGGTGTTATTCCATCTCCTTTTGAATATGCAGATATTGTGACGACCACAACGCACAAGTCCCTTCGTGGCCCACGCGGAGCTATGATCTTCTTTAGGAAGGGGGTGAAAGAGATTAACAAACAAGGGAAAGAA GTGTTGTATGATTATGAAGACAAAATCAATCAGGCTGTCTTTCCTGGACTTCAAGGTGGCCCACATAATCATACCATAGCTGGTTTAGCAGTTGCACTGAAGCAG GCCACAACTCCGGAGTACAAGGCTTATCAAGAGCAAGTTCTCAGTAATTGCTCGAAATTTGCAGAG AGTTTGTTAGAGAAGGGCTATGAACTTGTATCTGGTGGAACTGAGAACCATCTAGTCTTGgtaaatttgaaaaacaag GGTATTGATGGCTCAAGAGTTGAAAAGGTTTTGGAATTAGTTCATATTGCGGCAAATAAAAATACTGTTCCTGGGGACGTATCTGCCATGGTTCCTGGTGGTATTCGTATGG GAACCCCAGCCCTCACATCTAGAGGGTTTATAGAGGAGGATTTTGTAAGAGTAGCTGACTTCTTTGATGCAGCCGTGAAGTTGGCCTTGAAGATCAAGGCTGATGCTAAAG GAACAAAGTTGAAGGATTTTGTGGCAACCATGCAATCAGATGAGCACATTCAATCTGAGATTGGAAAGCTCCGGAATGAGGTTGAGGAGTATGCTAAGCAGTTTCCAACAAttggttttgaaaaagaaacaatgAAATACAATTGCTGA